One part of the Sphingopyxis sp. PAMC25046 genome encodes these proteins:
- a CDS encoding parallel beta-helix domain-containing protein yields MRFHGLSHHAATLCIVAALAAQPAAAKVISVSATTPDANEKLQEALILAEPGDTVQLGAGTWKLTDGLSLDVANVTVHGAGAGEGGSILDFAGQQGAGEGLLVTSDDVLLTEFAVLNTKGDGIKSKGADRIVYHKLRVEWTAGPKETNGAYGIYPVESSDVLIDSVYVRGASDAGIYVGQSKNIVVRDSVATENVAGIEIENSYDADVHDNVATKNTGGILVFDLPSLPMQGGHNVRVFDNIVNDNSTPNFAPKGNIVASVPTGTGVLVMANRNVEIFDNVFDQNGTANVMIVGYRYEHKDPKYQPLPRAIVVRGNQHGKAGYAPKFPGGDQIAAAMGGSIPPILWDGAGDAIVLDKVGVLSLNLPDVATPQSAAKPAPADLSKGTPPAALPAIKLPESMEAKVK; encoded by the coding sequence ATGCGATTCCATGGCCTCAGCCACCACGCGGCGACGCTTTGCATCGTGGCGGCGCTTGCCGCCCAGCCGGCGGCGGCGAAAGTCATCAGCGTCAGTGCAACAACGCCCGACGCCAACGAAAAGCTGCAAGAGGCGCTGATCCTCGCCGAGCCGGGGGACACCGTGCAACTGGGCGCGGGCACCTGGAAACTGACCGACGGGTTGTCGCTCGACGTCGCGAATGTCACGGTGCACGGAGCCGGGGCGGGCGAGGGCGGCTCGATTCTCGACTTTGCGGGACAGCAGGGGGCGGGCGAGGGGCTGCTCGTCACCTCCGACGATGTGCTGCTTACCGAGTTCGCGGTGCTCAATACGAAGGGCGACGGGATCAAGTCGAAGGGCGCCGACCGCATCGTCTATCACAAGCTGCGCGTCGAATGGACCGCGGGCCCGAAGGAAACCAACGGCGCTTACGGCATCTATCCCGTCGAAAGCAGCGACGTGCTGATCGACAGCGTCTATGTGCGCGGCGCATCGGACGCGGGCATTTACGTGGGCCAATCGAAGAATATCGTCGTCCGCGATTCGGTCGCGACCGAGAATGTCGCGGGGATCGAGATCGAGAACAGCTATGACGCCGACGTCCACGACAATGTCGCGACGAAGAACACCGGCGGCATCCTGGTGTTCGACCTGCCGAGCCTGCCGATGCAGGGCGGGCACAATGTCCGCGTGTTCGACAATATCGTCAACGACAACAGCACGCCTAATTTCGCGCCCAAGGGCAATATCGTCGCGAGCGTGCCGACGGGCACCGGCGTGCTCGTGATGGCGAACCGCAATGTCGAGATTTTCGACAATGTCTTCGACCAGAACGGCACCGCCAATGTGATGATCGTCGGTTATCGCTACGAACATAAGGATCCGAAATATCAGCCGCTGCCCCGCGCAATCGTCGTGCGCGGTAACCAGCATGGCAAGGCGGGCTATGCGCCGAAATTCCCCGGCGGCGATCAGATCGCGGCGGCGATGGGCGGCAGCATTCCGCCGATATTGTGGGACGGCGCGGGCGATGCGATCGTGCTCGACAAGGTCGGCGTGCTGTCGCTGAACCTGCCCGACGTGGCGACACCGCAGAGCGCGGCGAAACCCGCGCCCGCCGACTTGTCGAAGGGCACGCCGCCCGCCGCGCTGCCGGCGATCAAGCTGCCCGAAAGCATGGAGGCGAAGGTCAAGTGA
- a CDS encoding DUF2147 domain-containing protein has translation MIHRIGLALVAFIAVPSIAAAPASLAGRWKTDDGKGIVAMTKCGAKMCGRIAELLIKEPAGGQRDERNPDKAKRGRMVEGLQIYWDLVPHGDGWKGEGYSPEDGRYYNAHLRVKGNKLTMKGCVSVFCRTVTWTRVG, from the coding sequence TTGATTCACAGAATTGGACTGGCGCTTGTCGCCTTCATTGCCGTGCCATCGATCGCGGCGGCGCCCGCATCGCTTGCGGGCCGCTGGAAAACCGACGACGGCAAGGGCATCGTCGCGATGACAAAGTGCGGCGCGAAGATGTGCGGCCGCATTGCCGAGCTTTTGATCAAGGAACCCGCCGGGGGCCAGCGCGACGAGCGCAATCCCGACAAGGCGAAACGCGGCCGCATGGTCGAGGGTCTGCAAATCTATTGGGACCTCGTGCCCCACGGCGACGGCTGGAAGGGCGAAGGTTATAGCCCGGAGGACGGCCGTTATTACAACGCCCACCTTCGCGTGAAGGGCAACAAGCTGACGATGAAGGGCTGTGTGTCGGTGTTCTGCCGCACGGTGACGTGGACGCGGGTGGGATAA
- a CDS encoding amino acid racemase produces MRKIGLIGGMSWASTELYYRHLNKGVQKRLGTACSAPILMESLNYCELSRITTAEQWAHAKEVLIASAKRLEDAGATALMIAANSMHKVAEDVAAAISIPLLHIVDETGEKMKADGVKAAAVIGTRNVMTEPWFRQRLVRHGLTLAPYDASRADEIDRIIYEELMLGKVNESSRRTMKTFITDIAKQDIQAVVLACTELVMLVDTDANVLPIYDTTRIHVAAGVDWILGEG; encoded by the coding sequence TTGCGAAAGATCGGCCTGATCGGGGGAATGAGCTGGGCGTCGACCGAGCTATACTACCGTCATCTCAACAAGGGGGTGCAAAAGCGCCTTGGCACCGCCTGTTCGGCGCCGATCCTGATGGAGAGCCTCAACTATTGCGAGTTGTCGCGCATCACGACGGCCGAGCAATGGGCGCATGCGAAGGAGGTGCTGATCGCTTCGGCGAAGCGGCTCGAGGATGCCGGCGCGACCGCGCTGATGATCGCGGCCAATTCGATGCACAAGGTCGCCGAGGATGTCGCGGCGGCGATCTCGATCCCCTTGCTGCATATCGTCGACGAGACCGGCGAGAAGATGAAGGCCGACGGCGTCAAGGCGGCGGCGGTGATCGGCACGCGCAACGTGATGACCGAGCCCTGGTTCCGCCAGCGGCTCGTCCGCCACGGGCTGACGCTCGCACCCTATGACGCGAGCCGCGCCGACGAGATCGACCGGATCATTTACGAAGAACTGATGCTCGGCAAGGTGAACGAAAGCTCGCGCCGGACGATGAAAACCTTCATCACCGACATCGCGAAGCAGGATATCCAGGCGGTCGTGCTTGCCTGTACCGAATTGGTGATGCTCGTCGACACCGACGCCAACGTCCTGCCGATCTACGACACGACGCGCATCCACGTCGCGGCGGGCGTCGACTGGATTTTGGGCGAGGGGTGA
- a CDS encoding NAD(P)(+) transhydrogenase (Re/Si-specific) subunit beta — MDIQAILSAAAGGHGAVNPWAAVAYLVSGVLFILALRGLSSPATAQSGNRFGMIGMAIAVVTTMLTHAPVGADGLLDTISLVEILVAIGIGAVIGIVMARKIAMTAMPQLVAAFHSLVGLAAVAVAAAAYLNPLAFGIADAAGQIHTVSRVEMGLGIAIGAITFSGSVIAFLKLNGNMSGAPIMLPGRHVINLGTLAAIIGLVAYFTFDQSPWVFWTVTGLSFLIGFLLIIPIGGADMPVVVSMLNSYSGWAAAAMGFTLGNTAMIITGALVGSSGAILSYIMCRAMNRSFISVIAGGFGGDDAAAAAGGAKEQRPWKPGSADDAAFLMSQAENVIIVPGYGMAVAQAQHALREMADQLKKEGVNVKYAIHPVAGRMPGHMNVLLAEANVPYDEVFELEDINGEFAQADVAFVIGANDVTNPAAKTDKTSPIYGMPILDVANAKTVLFVKRSMGGVGYAGVDNDVFYMDQTMMLLGDAKKMADDIVKALSGSGH; from the coding sequence ATGGATATTCAGGCCATTCTCTCCGCCGCGGCCGGCGGCCATGGTGCCGTGAACCCCTGGGCGGCCGTTGCCTATCTCGTGTCGGGCGTTCTCTTCATTCTCGCGCTCCGCGGTCTTTCGAGCCCGGCGACGGCGCAGAGCGGCAACCGCTTCGGCATGATCGGCATGGCGATCGCTGTGGTGACCACGATGCTCACGCATGCACCGGTGGGCGCCGACGGTCTACTCGACACCATCTCGCTCGTCGAAATTCTTGTGGCGATCGGGATCGGTGCGGTCATCGGCATCGTCATGGCGCGCAAGATCGCGATGACCGCGATGCCGCAGCTCGTCGCGGCGTTCCACAGCCTCGTCGGTCTGGCCGCCGTTGCGGTTGCGGCGGCCGCCTATCTCAACCCGCTCGCGTTCGGAATCGCCGATGCCGCGGGACAGATCCACACCGTCAGCCGCGTTGAAATGGGGCTCGGCATCGCGATCGGCGCGATCACCTTCTCGGGATCGGTCATCGCCTTCCTGAAGCTCAACGGCAATATGTCGGGCGCGCCGATCATGCTGCCGGGGCGGCATGTCATCAATCTCGGCACGCTTGCCGCGATCATCGGCCTCGTTGCCTATTTCACCTTCGATCAGTCGCCGTGGGTGTTCTGGACGGTCACGGGCCTCAGCTTCCTGATCGGCTTCCTCTTGATCATCCCGATCGGCGGCGCCGACATGCCGGTCGTCGTGTCGATGCTGAACAGCTATTCGGGCTGGGCCGCCGCGGCGATGGGCTTCACGCTCGGCAACACCGCGATGATCATCACCGGCGCGCTCGTCGGCTCGTCGGGTGCAATCCTGTCGTACATCATGTGCCGCGCGATGAACCGCAGCTTCATCAGCGTGATCGCGGGCGGCTTCGGTGGCGACGATGCCGCGGCGGCGGCTGGCGGCGCGAAGGAACAGCGCCCGTGGAAGCCGGGCAGCGCCGACGACGCGGCCTTCCTGATGAGCCAGGCCGAAAATGTCATCATCGTCCCCGGTTACGGGATGGCGGTGGCGCAGGCGCAGCACGCGCTGCGCGAAATGGCCGATCAGCTCAAGAAGGAAGGCGTCAACGTCAAATATGCGATCCATCCGGTCGCGGGGCGTATGCCGGGGCATATGAACGTGCTGCTCGCCGAGGCCAATGTGCCCTATGACGAGGTGTTCGAGCTCGAGGACATCAACGGCGAATTCGCACAGGCCGACGTCGCTTTCGTCATCGGCGCCAACGACGTGACAAACCCGGCGGCCAAGACCGACAAGACGTCGCCGATCTATGGCATGCCGATCCTCGACGTCGCCAACGCCAAGACGGTGCTGTTCGTGAAGCGCTCGATGGGCGGCGTGGGCTATGCTGGCGTCGACAACGACGTCTTCTATATGGATCAGACGATGATGTTGCTCGGCGATGCCAAGAAGATGGCCGACGACATCGTCAAGGCATTGAGCGGAAGCGGGCACTGA
- a CDS encoding proton-translocating transhydrogenase family protein: MDFIAIFSIFVLACFVGYFVVWSVTPALHTPLMSVTNAISSVIIVGALIASAAAGSASSKWLGLAAVVMASINIFGGFAVTSRMLAMYKKKGR, from the coding sequence GTGGATTTTATCGCGATTTTTTCGATTTTCGTATTGGCGTGCTTCGTCGGCTATTTCGTCGTCTGGTCGGTGACCCCGGCGCTGCACACGCCGCTGATGAGCGTCACCAACGCCATTTCCTCGGTCATCATCGTCGGCGCCCTGATCGCGAGCGCCGCGGCGGGCTCGGCCTCGTCGAAATGGCTCGGGCTTGCCGCCGTCGTGATGGCGAGCATCAACATTTTCGGCGGCTTTGCGGTGACGTCGCGCATGCTTGCGATGTACAAGAAGAAGGGGCGCTGA
- a CDS encoding fasciclin domain-containing protein, whose amino-acid sequence MKTLLISVAAAAALALSGCGKGETPAEPAAADGAMSSAIGGDASAMQATSTIAANLAASPNHRMLTAALTQAGLAATLSGTGPFTLFAPTDAGFTQVPPVTRDGWMRPAQQAVLAGVLNHHIVPGKLTAADLAAKIDAGGGRAVLKTAGGQDLTVTKSGNAILLTSSSGNKAAVTGADLDQSNGVIHIVDAVLVPAM is encoded by the coding sequence ATGAAGACCCTCCTGATTTCGGTCGCCGCCGCGGCCGCGCTCGCGCTGTCGGGCTGCGGCAAGGGCGAAACGCCGGCTGAACCGGCCGCGGCCGATGGCGCGATGTCGTCCGCGATCGGCGGCGATGCGTCGGCGATGCAGGCGACGAGCACGATCGCCGCGAACCTCGCGGCCTCGCCGAACCACAGGATGTTGACGGCGGCGCTGACGCAGGCGGGGCTCGCCGCGACGCTGTCGGGTACGGGTCCGTTCACGCTCTTCGCGCCGACCGACGCCGGTTTCACCCAGGTCCCGCCGGTGACGCGCGACGGCTGGATGCGCCCGGCGCAGCAGGCGGTGCTGGCGGGCGTGCTCAACCATCATATCGTCCCGGGCAAGCTGACCGCCGCCGACTTGGCAGCGAAGATCGACGCAGGTGGGGGAAGGGCGGTGCTCAAGACCGCGGGCGGGCAGGATCTGACCGTGACGAAAAGCGGCAACGCGATCCTGCTGACGAGCAGCAGCGGCAACAAGGCGGCGGTGACCGGCGCCGACCTCGACCAGTCGAACGGCGTCATCCATATTGTCGACGCGGTGCTGGTGCCTGCGATGTAG